Proteins co-encoded in one Setaria viridis chromosome 9, Setaria_viridis_v4.0, whole genome shotgun sequence genomic window:
- the LOC117838930 gene encoding 17.9 kDa class I heat shock protein → MSLIRRSNVFDPFSLDWDPFQGFAFGSGSSSLFPSFASTNSETAAFAGARIDWKETPEAHVFKADVPGLKNEEVKVEVEDGNVLQISGERNKEQEEKTDTWHRVERSSGKFLRRFRLPENAKTEQIKASMENGVLTVTVPKEEVKKPDVKSIQISG, encoded by the coding sequence ATGTCGCTGATCCGCCGCAGCAACGTGTTCGACCCCTTCTCCCTCGACTGGGACCCCTTCCAGGGCTTCGCCTTCGgctccggcagcagcagcctctTCCCCTCGTTTGCGAGCACCAACTCGGAGACGGCCGCCTTCGCCGGCGCGCGGATCGACTGGAAGGAGACCCCGGAGGCGCACGTGTTCAAGGCCGACGTCCCGGGGCTGAAGAATGAGGAGGTGAAGGTGGAGGTTGAGGACGGCAACGTGCTCCAGATCAGCGGCGAGCGCaacaaggagcaggaggagaagaCGGACACGTGGCACCGCGTGGAGCGCAGCAGCGGCAAGTTCCTGCGCAGGTTCAGGCTGCCGGAGAACGCCAAGACGGAGCAGATCAAGGCGTCCATGGAGAACGGCGTGCTCACCGTCACCGTGCCCAAGGAGGAGGTCAAGAAGCCCGACGTCAAGTCCATCCAGATCTCCGGCTAG
- the LOC117838931 gene encoding 17.4 kDa class I heat shock protein, translating to MSLIRRSNVFDPFSLDLWDPFQGFPFGSGSGSLFPRIPSDSETAAFAGARIDWKETPEAHVFTADVPGLKKEEVKVEVEDGNVLQISGERSKEQEEKNDKWHRVERSSGKFLRRFRLPENAKTEQIKASMENGVLTVTVPKEEVKKPEVKPVQITG from the coding sequence atgtcgctgaTCCGCCGCAGCAACGTGTTCGACCCCTTCTCCCTCGACCTCTGGGACCCCTTCCAGGGCTTCCCGTTCggctccggcagcggcagcctCTTCCCTCGCATCCCCTCTGACTCCGAGACCGCGGCGTTCGCCGGCGCGCGCATCGACTGGAAGGAGACGCCCGAGGCTCATGTGTTCACGGCCGATGTCCCGGGGCTCAAGAAGGAGGAGGTGAAGGTGGAGGTTGAGGACGGCAACGTGCTCCAGATCAGCGGCGAGCGGAGCAAagagcaggaggagaagaacgaCAAGTGGCACAGGGTGGAGCGCAGCAGCGGCAAGTTCCTGCGCCGGTTCAGGCTGCCGGAGAACGCCAAGACGGAGCAGATCAAGGCGTCCATGGAGAACGGCGTGCTCACCGTCACCGTGCCCAAGGAGGAGGTCAAGAAGCCGGAGGTCAAGCCCGTCCAGATCACCGGCTAG
- the LOC117838929 gene encoding fructose-1,6-bisphosphatase, chloroplastic, whose product MAAAAATSSHLLLLSRQQAASLRCRLSFLGQSRRPASRGAAPGASVRCMAAVDTAPAATEASSTKSSYEIVTLTTWLLKQEQAGVIDNEMTIVLASISTACKQIAALVQRAPISNLTGVQGAVNVQGEDQKKLDVVSNEVFSNCLKSSGRTGVIASEEEDVPVAVEESYSGNYIVVFDPLDGSSNIDAAVSTGSIFGIYAPNDECLADVENSGTLDSVEQRCVVSVCQPGSNLLAAGYCMYSSSVIFVLTLGAGVYVFTLDPMYGEFVLTQEKVQIPKAGKIYAFNEGNYALWDDKLKKYMDSLKEPGDSGKPYSARYIGSLVGDFHRTLLYGGIYGYPRDRKSKNGKLRLLYECAPMSFIVEQAGGKGSDGHQRILDITPTEIHQRVPLYIGSVEEVDKVEKFLA is encoded by the exons atggccgccgccgcagccacctcCTCCCACTTGCTCCTGCTCTCCCGCCAGCAGGCGGCCTCCCTCCGATGCCGCCTCTCCTTTCTCGGCCAATCCAGGAGGCCCGCCAGCAGGGGCGCGGCGCCGGGTGCCAGCGTGCGGTGCATGGCGGCCGTGGACACGGCGCCcgcggcgacggaggcgagCAGCACGAAGAGCAGCTATGAGATCGTGACGCTCACGACGTGGCTTCTGAAGCAGGAGCAGGCCGGGGTGATCGACAACGAGATGACCATCGTGCTGGCCAGCATCTCCACGGCGTGCAAGCAGATCGCGGCGCTCGTGCAGCGCGCGCCCATCTCCAACCTCACCGGCGTCCAGGGCGCCGTCAACGTGCAGGGCGAGGACCAGAAGAAGCTCGACGTCGTCTCCAACGAG GTGTTTTCTAACTGCCTCAAGTCGAGCGGGCGCACCGGGGTGATcgcgtcggaggaggaggacgtgccggtggcggtggaggagagcTACTCCGGCAACTACATCGTCGTGTTCGACCCACTCGACGGCTCCTCCAACATCGACGCCGCCGTCTCCACCGGCTCCATCTTCGGCATCTACGCCCCCAACGACGAGTGCCTCGCCGACGTTGAAAACAGCGGGACC CTCGATTCGGTGGAGCAGAGGTGCGTCGTGAGCGTGTGCCAGCCGGGGAGCAACCTGCTGGCCGCCGGCTACTGCATGTACTCGAGCTCGGTGATCTTCGTGCTCACCCTGGGCGCGGGTGTGTACGTGTTCACGCTGGACCCCATGTACGGGGAGTTCGTGCTGACGCAGGAGAAGGTGCAGATCCCCAAGGCCGGCAAGATCTACGCCTTCAACGAGGGCAACTACGCGCTCTGGGACGACAAGCTCAAGAAGTACATGGACAGCCTCAAGGAGCCCGGCGACTCCGGCAAGCCCTACTCCGCGCGCTACATCGGCAGCCTCGTCGGCGACTTCCACCGCACGCTGCTCTACGGAGGGATCTACGGGTACCCCAGGGACAGGAAGAGCAAGAACGGCAAGCTGCGCCTGCTCTACGAGTGCGCGCCCATGAGCTTCATCGTCGAGCAGGCCGGCGGCAAGGGATCCGATGGACACCAGAGGATTCTTGACATCACGCCCACAGAG ATCCACCAAAGAGTGCCCCTGTACATTGGGAGCGTGGAGGAAGTGGACAAGGTGGAGAAATTCCTGGCGTGA